GCCGCTCTCCGCCGTGATCGGCTACTCCGAGATGCTGGAGGAGGAGGCGGCCGACATCGAGGGCGGCGAGGTGCTGACGAAGGACCTGCAGAAAATCGGCGCCAATGCGCGCCACCTCCTCTCCCTCATCAACGACGTGCTCGACCTCTCCAAGATCGAGGCAGGGCGGATGGAGACGCATGTCGAGGCCTTCGAGGTCGGCACCCTCGTCTCCGAAACGGTGGCGACGGTGCAGGCGCTGCTGGAGCGCAAGGGCAACGCGCTGGAGGTGCGGGTGCCCGAGGAGCTGCAGGGAGAGCCGGGCACCATGCGCAGCGACCAGGTGAAGCTGCGCCAGTGCCTCATCAACCTTCTCTCCAACGCCAGCAAGTTCACGGAGAACGGGCGCGTGACCCTCTCCGCCGAGGCGGGGCGCGACGCGATGGGGCGGCGGGAGATCGCCTTCCGCGTTGCCGATACGGGCATCGGGATGAGCCCGGAGCAGCTGGCGAAGCTGTTCCGCCGCTTCACCCAGGCCGACAGCTCCACCACCCGCCGCTTCGGCGGCACGGGGCTGGGGCTGGCCATCACCCGCGCCTTCTGCACGCTGCTGGGCGGCGACATCAAGGTGGAGAGCGAGGAAGGGAAGGGGACCACCTTCACCATCCGCGTGCCGATGGACATGCGGGAGACCGGGCCGGAACCCAGCGCCGAGCAGGCCATGCCGGGCGTGCCGGAGGATGCGGGGGGTGCCGGGCTGGTGCTGGTGGTGGATGACGACCCGGCCTCCCGCGAGCTGCTCTCCCGCTTCGTGGTGCGGGACGGATTCGCCGTGCGCTGCGCCCATGACGGGGAGGAGGGGCTGCGGATGGCCCGCCAGCTCCGCCCCACCGCCATCCTACTGGATGTGATGATGCCGCGCATGGACGGCTGGTCCGTGCTCACCGCGCTGAAGGCGGACCCGGAGCTGGCGGAGATCCCGGTGGTGATGGTCTCCATCGTGCAGGAGAAGGCGCTGGCCGTCTCGCTGGGGGCGGCCGACTATCTCATCAAGCCAGTGCAGTGGCACCGGCTGCGGGGCGTGCTGGACCGCTACCGCGCCCCCGGCGCCGCCCTGGTGGTGGAGGCGGAGGCGGAGCCGCGCGTGGAGCTGCGCCGCCTTCTGGAGAGCGAAGGGTGGAGCGTGGAGGAGGCCGAGACGGCGGAGGCGGCGATGGCCCGGCTCTCCGCGCCGGCGGCGATCCCCTTCGGCCTCGTCCTCGTCGCCATCCCCGGGCCGGACGGGGACGGGCTGCACCTTGTCCAGAAGATCCGCGGCAACCCGGCCTGGCAGGAGATGCAGGTCATCGCGCTCGCCGGTGGCGGGGTGGCACCGGCGGAGCTGGAGGCGCTGCGCGGGCAGGTCCGGCGCGTCTTCCCTGCCGATGACGAGCCGCCTGAGGCCCTGCTGTCCGAGCTCCGCCGCATCGCGGCATCCCGTAACCCCCCGCCAGCCCCGCCGTTGAAGGCGCAGACGGAGATCGCATCGCCATGACCAAGATCCTGCTGGTGGAGGATCACGAGGAGCTCTGGGACTTCCTCTCCCGCCGCCTGCGCCGTCGCGGCTTCGACGTGGTGCTGGCCCATGACGGGCAGCAGGGCGTGGACGTGGCGCGCGCGGAGAAGCCGGACGTGATCCTGATGGACATGAACCTTCCCGTCATGGACGGCTGGACGGCCGCCCGCACCCTGCGGGCGGACCCGGAGACGGCGCGCATCCCCATTATCGCGCTGACCGCCCACGCCATGGCGGGGGATCGGGACAAGATGCTGGCGGCGGGCTGCGACGACTATCACCCCAAGCCCGTGGACTTCCCCCAGCTGCTGTCGCAGATCGACGCGGCAATGCTGGCGGCCGAGGGTTAAAGGAGGAAGGAGAGGGCCTCGCCGCAGGGCTGCTCGACCTTGAAGGCGAGCAGGTCGTCGGCGCGGGTCCGGCCGATGTTGACGGCCGCCACGGGCTTCCCGGCGCGCGCCGCCGCCTGGACGAAGCGGAAGCCGGACCAGACCATTAGCGAGGAACCGACGACCAGCACCGCGTCGGCCCGATCCAGCGCCTCGTTCGCGGCGTCCACCCTGTCGCGCGGAACGCCCTCGCCGAAGAAGACGACGTCGGGCTTCAGCACGCCGCCGCAGGCCGGGCAGGGCGGAACGTCGAAGGCCGCGAAGTCCTGCCCTTCCAGGTCCGCGTCGCCGTCCGGTGCCCGGGCGGCGTCCAGCGCGGCCCAGCCCGGGTTGCGGCGGGTCATTTCCGCCTGGAAGTCCTCGCGCGGCATCACGCGCTCGCAGCCGAGGCAGCGCACCCGGTCCAGGCGGCCGTGCAGATCCACCACCGCGCGGCTGCCGGCGGCCTGGTGCAGGCGGTCCACGTTCTGGGTCAGCAGGAAGCCGCTCTTGCCGCTCCCCTCCAGTCTGGCGAGGGCTTGGTGCGCCGTGTTGGGCCGCACCCGGCCGAAGCTGCGCCAGCCGACAAGGCTTCGCGCCCAGTAGCGCTGCCGCGCCGCGTGGCTGCCGGTGAAGGCCTGGAAGGTCATGGGCTGGGCGCGCTTCCACTGGCCTTCGGCGTCCCGGTAGTCGGGGATGCCGGAATTCGTGCTGCACCCGGCGCCGGTGAGCACGAAGATCCTGTCGTGGCCGTGGATGAAGTCCTGAAGGCGGGCGCTGTCGGGCATGGCGGGCATGTAGGTTGCGCCCGGCGGAACCGCCATGCCGCGGCGTCAGAGCCGGGGCGCGATCCCCTCCACCCCCGCCGCCTGCTCCAGCCCGGCCAGGGCGTTGAGGTAGGCGGCGCGGGCGGCGTTGGCGGCCACGCGGGTCTGGTTCAGCGTCCGCAGCGCGTCCAGCGTGTCCAGCAGGGTGCGGCCGCCGGCCAGGTAGGCGGCCTCGGTGGAGCGGTAGGCCTCCTCGGCCCGGCGGAGCGCGGCGCCGGTGGTCAGGTCCAGCAGGGCGCGGGCCTGGACGTAGGTGGCCCAGGCGGCGGCAAGGTCGGCCTGCGCCGAGGCCAGCGCGGCCTGCGCCTGCGCCTGGGCCTGCCCGCGCTGGGCGTTGGCCACCGCGATGTTCCCCTCCGTGATCCGGCTGGTGAAGATCGGGATGGAGACGCCGATGCCGAGCGTGTCGTTCGCGCGCAGGCGTCGGCTGGTTTCCGGCAGGTCCTGGCTCAGCTCCGTCCGCGTGACGCTGCCGGACACGGAGAGGTCGCGGGAGCGCGCGGCCTCGGCCAGGCGCGTGTTCGCGTCGGCCGCATTCACGTTGCGCGTGGCCACCAGCACGTCCGGGCGGTTCGGCAGGGCCTCGGCCAGGGTCTCCCGGCTCATGTCGAGCGGCGGGGTGTTGGTGAAGTCGCCGCGCAAGTCGAAGGGCATGCCGGCGAGGATGGCGGCCACCGGGTCGCGCCCGGCATTGCGCGCGGCCGCCTCGGACGTGCGGCTGGCATCCTGGCCCAGCAGCGCGGCCACCTGGGCGGCGGCCACGGCATAGGCCTGGGCGGCATTGGCCAGGTCCTGCTCGAAGGGCAGGCGGCTGGCCTGGAAGCGCAGCAGGTCCGATTCCGGGATGGCGCCGTCGCGCACCTGGCGGGAGAGCAGGCCTTCCGTGCCGTTGAGGCTGCCCCGGTTCGCCAGCGCCACCTGGAGGTTGGCGCGCGCCTGCAGCGCCGTGACGAAGGCCTGGCGCAGCGCGAGGAGCTGCCCGCGCAGCGCGTCCAGCACCTGCGCCTCGGCCACGCTGATGTTCTGGTCCGCCAGGCGCCGCCGCAGCTCCCGCTTCCCACCCCGCTCGATGGTGAAGGAGAGGTTCACCGAGGCGTTGTTGAGGGGAGAGACGTAGCGGCCGCCGTTGAAGCCGCTGAACCGGCTGCGCTCGTTCACCTGCGCCGTGGTCTGGCTGTAGCCCACGGAGCCGGCCGGGTTGGTGTCCGCCACCAGCCGCTGCGCGCGGGTGATGTCCACCCCGCGCCGGGCCGCCACCACGGCGAGGTTGCGGTCCAGCAGCATCGCCTCCGCCTCCCCCAGGGTCAGGGCCGGGGCGCGGATCGGGACATCCACCGTGGAGGGCGCGCGGGCGGGACGGGGGGCCGGAACGGGCCGTGGGGCGGGCACCGCCACGGCCGGCCCGGCGGGGGCTGCGGCGCCGGGAGCTGGGATGCCGGGCACCGCGACGCCGGGAACGGCGGGCACCACAGGCGCCGGCGCCGTCGGCACGGGCGCGGGGGAGCCGGCCACGGGCGCGGTCGCGCCGGGCAGGGCGGGGACCGGGCGCGTCGGCGCCGGGGCCGGCACGCCCTGCGCCAGGACGGCCTGCGCCAGCACGGGGGAGGCGGCCAAGGGGGCTGCCACGGCGGCGGCGAGGAGCGCGGAGGAAAGGCGGATCATGGTGGCAGGTCCTTCGCGGGTCTTGCGAGGATGGACGGGCGGGGATGGCCGGGCCCGCGGGGGGCCGGCGCGGTTCATCAGGTTGTGGGCCGGCTCACTCGGCGGGGCTGGGCCTCGCCAGCGCGTCGAGCTCCGCCCTCTCCTCCCGCTCGGCGCGCTTGCGGCCGAGCAGGTCCACCGTCACCGGCAGGACCACGAGGATGAAGATCGGCACCAGCCCGATCCCGCCCACCACGACGATCGCCAGCGGCTTCGTCACGTCCGCGCCGATGCCGTGGGCAAGGGCCATGGGCAGCAGCCCGCAGAAGGAGGCGAAGCAGGTCATCATGACCGGCCGCAGCCGGTCGAAGCCCGCGCGCGTCAGGGCCGGGGTCCAGGCTAGGCCCTCCTGCTCCCGCAGCTGGTTGAAGTAGGAGAGGAAGATGATCGCCTCCATCACCGTGATGCCGAGGAGCGCGAGGAAGCCGATGGCGGCGGGCACGGAGAAGTTCAGCCCCGCCCCGGCCAGCGCCAGCGCGCCGCCGGAGATGGAGAGGGGCAGCATGGCGAAGACGATCAGCGTCTCCCGCAGGCGCCCGAAGGCGACGTAGAGCAGCACCGCAATCACGGCGAGGGCGATGGGCACCACCACCATCAGCCGCGCCACGGCGGCCTGCAGGTTGCGGAACTCGCCCACCCATTCCAGCCGGTAGCCCGGCGGCAGCTGCACGTTGCGCTCCACCCGGTCCTGGCTCTCCAGCACCGCGCTGGCCGGGTCGCGCCCGCGGACCGCGAAGCGCACGGGCACGTAGCGGAAGGAGTTCTCCCGGTAGATGTAGGAGGCGCCGGAGATCATCTCGATCTTCGCCACGTCGCGCAGCACGGCGTTGTTGCCCACGGGCACGCGGCCGATCGCCTCCGGCCCGTCCCGGTACCTCTGGGAGAGGCGGACGACGATGGGGAAGTTGCGGTCCCCGCCCGGCTCGTAGAAGCGCCCGGCCTCCTGCCCGCCGACCGCGGCGGAGATGGCGGTGTTCACGTCGCTCACGGTCAGCCCCAGCCGCGCGGCCCGGGCGCGGTCCACGGTGACCGAGAGGGTCTGCTGGCCGACGCTCAGCAGCACGCCGAGGTCGGCGATACCCTGCACCTGCGACATCTCCCGCCGGATCATGTCCGCGATGCGGGAGGCGACGGCCGGGTCCGGGCCGATCACCTTCACCGCGTTCGCGCCCTTCACGCCGGAGGCGGCCTCCTGCACGTTGTCCGAGATCGCCTGAGAGAAGGAGAATTCCACCCCCGCGAACTCCTGCTCCAGCCGGTGATTGATGGCGGCCACCAGCCCGTCGCGGTTCGGGGCGGTCGTCCACTTCTCCTGCGGCAGGAG
This genomic window from Pararoseomonas sp. SCSIO 73927 contains:
- a CDS encoding response regulator; translated protein: MTKILLVEDHEELWDFLSRRLRRRGFDVVLAHDGQQGVDVARAEKPDVILMDMNLPVMDGWTAARTLRADPETARIPIIALTAHAMAGDRDKMLAAGCDDYHPKPVDFPQLLSQIDAAMLAAEG
- a CDS encoding TolC family protein, with amino-acid sequence MIRLSSALLAAAVAAPLAASPVLAQAVLAQGVPAPAPTRPVPALPGATAPVAGSPAPVPTAPAPVVPAVPGVAVPGIPAPGAAAPAGPAVAVPAPRPVPAPRPARAPSTVDVPIRAPALTLGEAEAMLLDRNLAVVAARRGVDITRAQRLVADTNPAGSVGYSQTTAQVNERSRFSGFNGGRYVSPLNNASVNLSFTIERGGKRELRRRLADQNISVAEAQVLDALRGQLLALRQAFVTALQARANLQVALANRGSLNGTEGLLSRQVRDGAIPESDLLRFQASRLPFEQDLANAAQAYAVAAAQVAALLGQDASRTSEAAARNAGRDPVAAILAGMPFDLRGDFTNTPPLDMSRETLAEALPNRPDVLVATRNVNAADANTRLAEAARSRDLSVSGSVTRTELSQDLPETSRRLRANDTLGIGVSIPIFTSRITEGNIAVANAQRGQAQAQAQAALASAQADLAAAWATYVQARALLDLTTGAALRRAEEAYRSTEAAYLAGGRTLLDTLDALRTLNQTRVAANAARAAYLNALAGLEQAAGVEGIAPRL
- a CDS encoding NAD-dependent protein deacetylase; this translates as MPDSARLQDFIHGHDRIFVLTGAGCSTNSGIPDYRDAEGQWKRAQPMTFQAFTGSHAARQRYWARSLVGWRSFGRVRPNTAHQALARLEGSGKSGFLLTQNVDRLHQAAGSRAVVDLHGRLDRVRCLGCERVMPREDFQAEMTRRNPGWAALDAARAPDGDADLEGQDFAAFDVPPCPACGGVLKPDVVFFGEGVPRDRVDAANEALDRADAVLVVGSSLMVWSGFRFVQAAARAGKPVAAVNIGRTRADDLLAFKVEQPCGEALSFLL